The region TTTTAAGGTATAAATATGGATGTGGACATCCACGTCCTCTGCCAAATCATACGAGATCCACGTCTCTGGATTAAAGGGATTCGGATAGTTCGGCAAGAGGACGGTTTCTGCGGGCACCACGGTATCAATTAGACGTTCCAAAGTAGCAATACCACGCTGAAAAAGAGGAGTACCATCATGTGCAAGATGTGCTTCAGTGAGCCACTGTTCTATTAAGTCGAAATGTTCCGAACTAATACCGGCGGGCATTGATGGGGCATTAGAAGTGCCAGATTCACCGAAGTGTGCAGCAACCAGAAGCAGATCAGTGATGTCAACCTTGCCATCTTTGTTCACATCGGCTTTGGGATACGCAGGAACTTCTACCCCAAAACTGTTTGAAACCAAGACGAGGTCTCGGATATCGATAACGCCGTCGCTGTTTATATCCCAAGGTAACGTTTGCGGAGTAGAGATTTGTTGCTGCACGTCCGGCAGAGCACCCCGCCATCCAGCGCGAAGTCGTTCACTGAGGTGAGCAACAAGTTTCGCGTTTTCTGGAAAATCCACGATATTCACAGTCTCATTTGGATCAGCATCATAATCGTAGAGTTCCACACCACGACTACCATTTTCCCCCCATTCGGTATATCGGTATCGCTCTGTGCGTATAGAGATACCACCAGACGCAGCCCCTCCGAACTGGCTAAAAGCAGCATTTTTCCATGGAAGCGTTGGCTGTTCAAGAATAGGCATCAGACTTGTGCCCTCTGACTGTAGTGGTATTGGAAGTTGACAAGCATCACATAACGTTGGATAAATGTCAACGAGTTCAGCTAAAGCCTCAGTCTCTGAACTTTGCTGTTGTGGAACGCTGACAATCAAAGGAGACCTGAGGGAGACTTCAAAAAGGGTTTTCTTTCCCCAGATTCCATGTTCTCCAAGATGATGTCCATGATCACCGCAAAAAACAATGACAGTATTTTCAGTGAGACCGAGAATATCTAACTGCGCTAATATACGACCAATTTGTGCATCGATATAACTTGTGGCTGCGGCGTATGCCCGAATTAATTCTAAGGTCTTAGCATCAGAAAGTGGTGTTGTC is a window of Candidatus Poribacteria bacterium DNA encoding:
- a CDS encoding sulfatase-like hydrolase/transferase, translated to MKETKQQRAFSRPFNRRDFLSTSLKASAAAFMTGLFPNRHVKAEGKYNVLFIIVDDLRPMLGCYGHPEMHTPNIDRIAEQGTVFNRAYCQYPLCSPSRTSLITGLRPETTNVRNNSADFRQKLPNVVTLPQHFKSHGYYTQSVGRIAHLPRFQDDENSWSTSSWRPVWIPFDIQTTPSWQALDVKDDDLRDGKTARRAVQVLKHIKDRQFFLAVGFYKPHLPLEAPRKYFDLYDTQIFNLPASSMPPENAPSSALTDWSTIRDYQDLPSGTTPLSDAKTLELIRAYAAATSYIDAQIGRILAQLDILGLTENTVIVFCGDHGHHLGEHGIWGKKTLFEVSLRSPLIVSVPQQQSSETEALAELVDIYPTLCDACQLPIPLQSEGTSLMPILEQPTLPWKNAAFSQFGGAASGGISIRTERYRYTEWGENGSRGVELYDYDADPNETVNIVDFPENAKLVAHLSERLRAGWRGALPDVQQQISTPQTLPWDINSDGVIDIRDLVLVSNSFGVEVPAYPKADVNKDGKVDITDLLLVAAHFGESGTSNAPSMPAGISSEHFDLIEQWLTEAHLAHDGTPLFQRGIATLERLIDTVVPAETVLLPNYPNPFNPETWISYDLAEDVDVHIHIYTLKGESVRQLSLGFQTAGTYRTRSRAAYWDGRDSVGERVASGVYFYTLHAGKIKATRQMVILK